The window tttttacgatatttcatcatttatcCTGGATCAAATCAGattattttggatttttttcatgtgGAATTCATGGTAAAGATAACGTAGGGTCATTTTGACTTCGGTATGCAGCGTAAGGGTTAACGACACTCTGATAAAACATTACGTAAACGACGTTTACACATGCAATTCGAtggaaataacattttttaactgAAGCATTGGTCCTAAAACAGAGATGTAGTCGGAAAATGTTCTCGACGCTAAACATATTACAGCATAAAATATATGAGATTATTACGTTGAGTTTTCTAACGAGTAGATTCAAAACCGATTAATTCGATGATATGTGAAAGAATACCCTCAAAGAGTATCCGGATGTACATCGttagtttatttattatttggtacAATCCAAAATGCAATTCGTTATTTCTCTTATGCTGTTATTTATAATAGCTATGCAACAAATTCATAATTAATTGCATTACTCCGAATCACTTCCAAATTATATTTCACTGCTCGCAAATTCAAGAGAAACCATTCCCGTTAAAACGTATAACCCCGACttgacggaaaataaataaaacgagtaACTTCAATAtcgttaaaattacaaaaacggTTTCATACATCATATTATGTACGTCCATTCTACCGTGTCAGTTTTGGAATACGATATCAAATAACGGCTTTGATCAGCATTCTTGCAGCTGGTATTACGAGGTTTACCTATACATCCAATAAAAAATTGCCAGCACACTCACCTGAGTGCACGTAGTATATCAAATACCGTAGCAGTTTCGTTAAACTATAAAAATTGTGGTTTTCCCCAGAATTGCATAAGTTGtacacattattttattccgaCTACacgaaaatatatgtatatttttgaacAGTATTATGGCCTCCGGGACATGGCGTTCAACCAGGTATTGTTGTGCATGTCCCGTGCTCTCGGAGCTGTCGCTTCCATGATTTGGGCCAGAGCTATCAACGCGCCCGTGGAACGCCCGAGGTCCAGTTGCTCTTACACCTACATGAATGCCGTTAGCAAAGTTCggaaaaagtcgaaaaaatacTCTGTGAGCTACATCAAGCAAGTCCCAAAGTAAATTGTCGATAcgtaataataagaaataattaGGCAGACTTTAACAGCAATTTACAAATcaatagtatatgtataaataatcaattcacATTGGTGTAtataaatcaattatatattgtatcCTGTTCATCTGCCgaatcatataaaaataaaaatcgcttGTAGATAACTCGATCGTAATTTCGTATGTACTAAGAATCGTTTATTGTACTTGTATAACATGTTATCGCGTATCAGGATGGAAGCCGGTTGGTATCGCGCAGTGTTGCAGAAACTagatttcttttcatttccgtTTTAAAATGAACGTGTGTTGCAATATTGCAAATAGCCTACACGGTAATAATTGATAACTTGATAAGTACTATTGCGTTACGATGCAAATAATTAGTTCCACACGTGCGGAAGACCGAGTAGGGAAAGTATACAAAGTAGCCAATACAACATACATCACattatataagtatacatataattattatatcatattatgacagattttcaaaagtttaggtgaaaataattgaattcttTTAAGTCAACGGTAGCtgcatatttataatattaacgTACAGTGTATTTGCTTTCTCCCAAGAAAGCGAAATACTCATGAACGAGAAAAGGCTTCGCACGATACGacgattgaatttcattccgaaaaaatttctcaactcgGGAAAACTGCATTCAAATATCGCAGAAAAATGTGTGGTACGCATGCGCAACGTTAACGAGAAGAGGATGACCAATGGGAGAAGTTTGTCATCGCCGTTGTGAATGGCGTGACATTCTCAACTACCGACGAGTCCATCGATCTCGTGCATACACTTACACACGTCGTACGCAAGAGTCGTACGTCtaaattgtgataaaaattcgcTCAAAGATAACCTGTCAATGTTATACGATAATCGCGAGTGTCCTAGAACTAGTGAGAATACGTGCCAACTGACAGTACGGAAAGACATCGAGGTAATATTCGACGCGTAAACAGAATACGCAAGCCTCATTTCGCAAAGGAATGTAGGGTGGTTGTCGGACAGGTTAGATCTAATTGGACCACGTAAGGAAAATTCATTTACTTAACGTATTCAACATGCTTCGCACCAACTCGACTCCGAGCTCAAATCTCCTCGATCTCAGTTTACAAATCTATCGCACGTTCTATGACGAAGCTATCCTGTCGTAGAAAAAAGTATCACAAAATACGGTTTACCTACGTTGTCAGTaaacaaacaacaacaaacAAGCCAAAGTGGTTCAGAATCAATCATTACTAGTAGCCTCGAATCGTGAATCTTGGTTGATAAAGTTGAATCAAGTGAAAGTAAatttcttgatatttttccaaTCTTTGAGCATCGCACTTACTGTTAGCTGCTCATTTTTGCTGTCACTATTCGCTTTCCTTTATATAAAGTCTGTTAAGTTTGGCTGGACAAGTTTCACAAGCATAATTCTTGCGTACTCACTAACGCCGCAAATGTACAGTAGCGATGGACTAGATGAAATAATGTATCGCAGATTGGCGATGGCAGATGCTTCATTGAATGACGAGATTGCAAATCCTGCACAAACGACTGCAGCGATGCCGCATAGAATCAGCATCAATACCGTGAGACAGCCGTCCAGTTTGTTGATGACTCACACTACCGGGCACACTGAACTATCAGCCACGCCGTCAGTGAGCATAGGAGGTCTCAATTTTAGCGGGCGTACCGCGGAACAGTCAAGAATTTTTGCAGACAACATTTCGACTGCATTTCAAGAAATTCGACCACTCCTAGAACAAGCCAGAGCGGTATACAATTTCTTTTATATCATTGTTAGAGAGAACATGCAGAAAACTTGTAGATAAATTTAGGTCTTTCATAGTTTTGACATAATGACTCAACTGTTGCGTAAATTGTTTCCCTCATTAGCACTCTCTACCCAATTTTGTTCGTATCTTTCACGGTATTTCAAAATATGGTATATCCTCATTTCTGTCGACATTTCTTGCTTCTACCGGTTTTTAATGACCTGCTTTCTAGAATAATTTCACACTTTAGGCATTTGCAGAAGcacaatatttcttattatCGTCCTAAATagatttcattttaatttatcaTATAATGCGATTAACAATATTCTCTAAAATTCAGGGTCACCTCTCAAACATGACAAAAACTTGATCTTACTTTCTACTTCGATCATATTATGATTTCCCAATAAATTAATGTACTGGAATGCAAAGCCAAAAGATTGCAATAGCGGCTTATTGTTTACATCTCAGATAATGACttagtaaattgaaaatcatttgaaacaaTTGCGTATACTATGTgctaaattcgaaaaaaacaaggcaaatttcaataacaaaACTCTCAAACTACGATGTTTGAAATCtttcgaattttaatttcaaatcagACAATATCCCGAATGAGTAAATGAGTTTATTGCGCTTACCTATAATTGCTTAACGCTTAAATCTTCGTTGTTTTGTGCTCCAATCGCATAACATGGCATTTCAGAGGATGAATGATTATTCTCAAATCGTTTTGGTAGATAAGCTTGGTAGATGCTGTCTCTGTGATTAATCTCACAGGCTTTGAGGTGTTGATGTTTTTCACGATTCTGCAATCTTATCTACAGTTAGTTACTGCAGTATGTTACAATAAGTTCAAAAAGCATGTTAGGCGAACCTAAGATTGTATGTTTTTTGTTACAGCCACATGGAATTGTCCTAACGTCATGGTTGAATGGCCAAACGCAACAAGAGACCCCGCCATCTGCGGCAGACAGTTATGTGATAAACCTAAATGATCAGCCATCGACTAGCAACATAGGATCGTCACACCACCAATCCACCCatgatcatcatcatcatcatcacagAACTGCGACagacaattttttgaacaacATAAGAGAAGCGGCAAATGCAGAAAGtcagaataacaataataatgccGAAGAAGGGGCAACGGATGCCCGGCATATTAGTCCTGAAACAAGAGCTTtgttagaaattttacaacaatatGTTCCATTTGTGTTGATACTCCTTGCAAAATGCATTTATGATCACCGAGCTGggatattacattttttagcTTTACTAGTAACATTTATTCATACCAATAATAATCTAAAACTCGAAATAGCCAAACAAGAAAATAGAAGTCGTATGGTACTGTTAGTTGTTCTATTTTATATACTTGGTTGTATCGTTTTTATCGATTATATGTCCGAAGAACATAAATTGTATTTGAGCTTGGTTTTGATACCGTCTTATACGCAACCTATTACACTCTGGGAGTTACTATGGTCACTCGCAATTACAGATTACATATTGAAACTGATTACTATTGTCTTCAAAGCTATTTTGACTTGTCTGCCAGTCAGGATACTTGCATTTCAGAAGCGAGTGAGTATATTTGACTCTATAACATGCCTGCAAAGTTCGTTAAAATGTACTATAACCATATTTAATGCGTGACCTTTGCATCGAATTTAAAAACAGTGATCGATCCAGTTCTACTCGAAAGTGCCTGTTAcacataatttgtattttccaGGGTAAATACTATCTGATGATAGAAGCCACTTCGCAGTTGTATCGATCTATTGCGACCATTCAACCTTGGTTATATTATTTGCTAGAAGCATACCAAGGCCCGGAAAAGGTTTTGGGAGTATTTTTATCAGCGGCATATATGGTTAGCAAAGGGAGTGATCTGGTATCGCGAGGAAAACTGTTTCGCACAGCTGCATGGAAGTTGCTTCAAAACGTAGTAAGTGTGATAGCAAATAAAGTTTATTCACACCAcaatatagaaatatattcGATTCTAAGAATGttacattgaatttttcctatagtatttttttttatgtgctTCTCTATCAAGTGAATGAGATCAAACATCCAAATAGCGTTTTCATTCTCAAATATCAGCAAGGCAGCTTTTCAAGTGAAAGTTTTTCCATCTACAGAACATAGGTGTGTCACCGTCGAAGGAACAGCTAACTGCAGCTGGGGGGATATGCGCCATTTGTCATGAAGAGTACGCAACACCTGTCAGATTACGTTGCAAGcatattttttgtgaaacaTGCGTGTCAACTTGGCTGGATCGAGAGTCTACCTGTCCATTGTGTCGTGCACCAATCACAGACGACCCAGTTTACCGCGACGGCCATACCACATCTTTCATTCAGTTATATTAACTTCTTGTCTTATATTTAAGTAAAGTTATTTGTATGAACTTTTTCTGAACACTGAAGTGTTCTAGATATTATTCAAGCAGTAACAAACTCgggaacaaaaattaaatagcATTGAGTTCTTGCGTCATGGACTACTACTACCTAAGATTCCAAGATTGGTGCACTTAGTCGAAAATGTTGAATGTtttcgagataaaaaaaatatatgttcaATTTTACCGAAAGTAAACTTCAGGTgtcggaaaattgaaataaccaGCTAATATATTAGAGTTTGAATTGTTAGTAagattgataaataaaaaggtAGTGCAAGTGTTGGTCCAACTTTGTACAGAAAACAAAATGCGGTTCGTATGAATTGCAGCTAGATTGACTTCAAGTGTTTTGCACTGGTGGCGGGATGACCGAAAAGTTTGATCTATGTGTCTAAATGCCTCTCGTACTTTGCTTTATtatgcattaaaagcattcagagttcaaatgaaaaagttaaaaattaaattaaatttgagGTTTGACACGGAGGATTATGATCTTGTAAAATATcttgtatatacataaaaagaaagattttaaccgtattaataatgaaaagaaactaaaCTATTTTAATGCTCGTTTCATGGAATAGTATTAGTTGTTAAGATTCTAAATCATTTGTTTACGTCATCTTTTCATTATCAAAAAGCTCAATCACTTACTACTGATTGAATACAGGCGATCGATGCAAAATGGTACCATATCTTTACTCATAATATGCGATTATTCAACACGAATTTAAATAGATTATGTAACcatattatgatttttcaacgGGTATTGTATTGatatttatctatatattttttaaaccgaTGCATAGTTATACTGTCAACAGTCATCAAACTGACACTATCGACAATCCATGTTCTTCAAATATAGTATTATGTCTGTTACACTGAATATTGCGTTGTCATTCTCACATCTATAACAGAtcatcaagaaaaaaaaattaataaaaccaAAATCAAACAAGACAATAACCATTGAATGTTACAAGTATTTAATATtactgtttttatttcgtaactttgaaaaaatttacatattaaaataaatatttacttatTGAGCATAGTCACTTAGCCAGTCTCAGCTGGGATTGGAAGAATTCCCCATCGCCACGTGTTGCTTGTTTATTTATCTCTCTATGACGGTTGCGGCTAACTATCTCTTCTAGTACTTCACCATCCCCTTTAATCAACCTGTTTAGCCAAGAAAAAGATATATGGGTTTATTTTAGTATTCATTTCGATGACTATTAACCGTACGAAAAGTCTGTAAAAAGATACTCAACAAATgcgattatatttttatgtcaTTCTCtagttttttaaattgaaattgaacgaattatGATTTTACAATCTTGTCTCCCATGCTTGCTTTAAagaaagataatttttaaacttttgtGTAGCACGTCAGAATATTTCGGTTTAACTACCTGTAAGGTGCCATTGGATGAAACCGACGAATCGGCTCAATAAAAATGTAAGTGGGTGCATGAAAGATTTCGTAACGACAATTGAATGCAATTTCTGTCTACTGgcaataaatttaattcattattatagCAACCTATGACGTCCCGTTTCTTCATCATAGACCTTTCTGATGACGCTCTGTTTTTTCTCCCATTGCTCTTTGGTCATCGGAGCCATTGCTTTTGCCTTCTCGATCACTTCCACCGGTATATCTTTGAGCAGTCTGTCAGTagttaaattttctatttgagaAGAGGTTTTCTCCTTGGTCGCAGACTTtgccttctttttcttcaatttcttcttcaatttcttttccttcttcctgcgttttttttctattttctggAGCTTTTTAGTTGCCTTTTTGCGTTTCTTACGTTTCTTTTCAGCACGCGATTCGTCGCTGCTGCTACCAgaactgctgctgctgctgctactacTATCGCTGTCACTATCactactgctgctgctactaCTGCTCGAAGAACTAcgtttttttgatttcttagAATTCTTGCTAGAGGAAAGGCTGCGAGCTTTCTTTTTTGCCACTTTATCGCTTCGTAATATGATATCCTTTTCTACTTGTTTTGCATCTTCATGATGCCCACATGTCGCAGCTTCCCTGGTTTTTTCCAAAGCATTGGAAAGAGGGAACTTGTGATCTCCGCTGCCCCTCAAGTCTTCCCGTTCACTCCGATTTTCAAATCCCGAACTACGATTCGATCTTCTGTGATCTGGTTTCATATCTCTATAGCTGCGTTCCGCaaagttttcatttctattGAAGCCCATGTTGTTACGCGATTCATGATTATACCTAGAACGATATCCTGACCGATTATAGTTCCAGCGTTGGTCATTGCCGCCAAATCGATCATGGCGCTTATCTctgtgataataattatttctttggTGATTATTGAATCTTTCTGCGCCATAACTCTGTACATCTTTATTGAATCGCCGATTGTCATTCTTTTTGGCAAATCTGCTACCACTGCAGCTACGGCTCCTGTGTCGATTTCTGTCGCTCTTAGTGTCTTGATTCCGAACATGCTTACTGTCATGCTTTTCCGAGGCCTTATCCTCATTCTCGTCCCGCTTACTATTCTTCACTCGTTTCTCCTTACGACGTACAGAACTTGAGCGGCTTGATGAGCTTGAACTACTATTTGACGAACTGCTGCTATAGCACCtggatttctttcttttgtctTTAGAACATTGAGTTTTTCGTTTCACCGAAACTTCAGAACCGCTAGAGCTGCTGCTGGTACTCGAAGAGGCGTTCCTTTTTccagactttttttttttgttaattcgCGTTCCCGACCGAGAACGTTCTGTCGATCGCGACTTGTGTTTTGCTGAACCTGCCATCACAAATCAGTCGATCTTTTGTGAACTCGGATTCGATGGATttggatattttattttcgttcccGTCCTCAGTAAAGTATcgaaaataatgtaattttcaGGTACTGACGACACTTCTTGGTTTTTCCGTATCCGTTCTAGAtataacctaacctaacctaaattATGATTCTTTACAGACTTGTATTCAACGGTGTAGGATATActttcagcaaaaaaaattcgtaattttcatAACCACACATGATGAACAacttatttttaatctttaaTTCGAGGCTATTAGGCTCACCGACGTACTCCActattaaaatcaaattaataaaagaaaacgagaTAGATACTTTGTTTACAACGGTACCGACGATACGTATGCAACGCTACCGGAACCggcaaaattttgaaaacgattGTAGAACGCCGGATGCGGAACAATCGGACGAGCAGTCGCGGTCAtttttaaaactaattttttcacgttaatCCAACCTCAATTATATTGCGTCGTTGCAAAAGTGCATTATGCAAATGCGCATAATTatagataatataataaatacgaGATTGAAGTCCGTCTATTTGGTTTAAGCAATACGGTGGCTGTTGAAATTACTAGAAACCATCGGTGATTTCAAATTGtgaatattatatgtacaatatgCGATGTATAACTATTGAACTCAAAATTCTAGTTATTGGACTATCATTTTCAACCTTAATGTTCTTAGTTTGAAATCCCTAACATAACTTCGGTTTTCTACATGACATGAGGCTGATTTCCAACTTGTGAtctaaaaaagtgaaaatgtgGCCGCGACGCTGTTTTGTTTTAACCGTTTCAACTTATTTGGCATGAAAAAGATTCAAAATTCCAAACTTATTACGCATTCAACCGATAAAATGATCAACATTGTATTGTACTTCCAAACTTTCTAATTTTTCGAGGTGAAATCAccataataattttaatgctAATGGCTCGTATGGGGGGAAAGTGTTGCTGTAAAAATAAGGTACGCATCCCCACATATTGCGGTGTAGTATAATCTGTCAAACCGTCAACTATCGCGGtttcaaaaatcatagaaCACTATGTTTCGATTAATGATCAAGTAGATATTCGAGACACGTATGTCAgtcaaaatcgaataaaatctGGAAGAAAAACTTACATTGCAATTAATCAAAAGCAAATTGTACATTCGGTTGCATGTATGAATGATTTAAGAAATACTATTCTTTTAATAGTATTTGTACATGCATGcagtaattatttataatatattactaAATGCACGCATAtaccatacatatatatacttgttactaaataatttgaaatttgtgtgtatatatggtata is drawn from Neodiprion fabricii isolate iyNeoFabr1 chromosome 3, iyNeoFabr1.1, whole genome shotgun sequence and contains these coding sequences:
- the LOC124178500 gene encoding RING finger and transmembrane domain-containing protein 2 isoform X1, coding for MADASLNDEIANPAQTTAAMPHRISINTVRQPSSLLMTHTTGHTELSATPSVSIGGLNFSGRTAEQSRIFADNISTAFQEIRPLLEQARAPHGIVLTSWLNGQTQQETPPSAADSYVINLNDQPSTSNIGSSHHQSTHDHHHHHHRTATDNFLNNIREAANAESQNNNNNAEEGATDARHISPETRALLEILQQYVPFVLILLAKCIYDHRAGILHFLALLVTFIHTNNNLKLEIAKQENRSRMVLLVVLFYILGCIVFIDYMSEEHKLYLSLVLIPSYTQPITLWELLWSLAITDYILKLITIVFKAILTCLPVRILAFQKRGKYYLMIEATSQLYRSIATIQPWLYYLLEAYQGPEKVLGVFLSAAYMVSKGSDLVSRGKLFRTAAWKLLQNVNIGVSPSKEQLTAAGGICAICHEEYATPVRLRCKHIFCETCVSTWLDRESTCPLCRAPITDDPVYRDGHTTSFIQLY
- the LOC124178500 gene encoding RING finger and transmembrane domain-containing protein 2 isoform X2; this translates as MLYDNRECPRTSENTCQLTVRKDIEPHGIVLTSWLNGQTQQETPPSAADSYVINLNDQPSTSNIGSSHHQSTHDHHHHHHRTATDNFLNNIREAANAESQNNNNNAEEGATDARHISPETRALLEILQQYVPFVLILLAKCIYDHRAGILHFLALLVTFIHTNNNLKLEIAKQENRSRMVLLVVLFYILGCIVFIDYMSEEHKLYLSLVLIPSYTQPITLWELLWSLAITDYILKLITIVFKAILTCLPVRILAFQKRGKYYLMIEATSQLYRSIATIQPWLYYLLEAYQGPEKVLGVFLSAAYMVSKGSDLVSRGKLFRTAAWKLLQNVNIGVSPSKEQLTAAGGICAICHEEYATPVRLRCKHIFCETCVSTWLDRESTCPLCRAPITDDPVYRDGHTTSFIQLY
- the LOC124178501 gene encoding NKAP family protein CG6066, with the protein product MAGSAKHKSRSTERSRSGTRINKKKKSGKRNASSSTSSSSSGSEVSVKRKTQCSKDKRKKSRCYSSSSSNSSSSSSSRSSSVRRKEKRVKNSKRDENEDKASEKHDSKHVRNQDTKSDRNRHRSRSCSGSRFAKKNDNRRFNKDVQSYGAERFNNHQRNNYYHRDKRHDRFGGNDQRWNYNRSGYRSRYNHESRNNMGFNRNENFAERSYRDMKPDHRRSNRSSGFENRSEREDLRGSGDHKFPLSNALEKTREAATCGHHEDAKQVEKDIILRSDKVAKKKARSLSSSKNSKKSKKRSSSSSSSSSSSDSDSDSSSSSSSSSGSSSDESRAEKKRKKRKKATKKLQKIEKKRRKKEKKLKKKLKKKKAKSATKEKTSSQIENLTTDRLLKDIPVEVIEKAKAMAPMTKEQWEKKQSVIRKVYDEETGRHRLIKGDGEVLEEIVSRNRHREINKQATRGDGEFFQSQLRLAK